The region aattatacattatacagtGGGAAATCCAAATTGtcatgaaatttataatactttagtgtttttctttgaatgagCTACACTCGATCAATTGTttagatttataataacattactaGCAACCAATTCGAACATCTAACAACATTATTGCAGTGAGTTGAATAcgaaaattagattttttataattatttattaattgtaattttcttGTGTGCATTCAACTTGAAAATTCAGTGCAGGTAGATGTGCTCCTACTAATTTTATTCCATATAAATTGATTAtgatacttacataatattgttttataaatatgtaaaagcagtatttttaattaggaAAAATCCTTAGTAACAACAGCTATGTTGCAATTTTAAtcaacataaattataatcttttaagtatattattgtactatgaattttctataataattttattatcgtaCTGTGATgttttacctacttattttatttttgttgttgatttattattttatattgttttaagttCTCAAgatcaatatttaatacagCTAAGCTGGTGTATTTAGATTAAGCTATGCGCACTCTAAATGAAAATAAggttttataacaattattattttaataatatcaatacaTTTTCGGTCATCATCACTaagttttatgaatataaagaTTCATAAAGAtgccttaaaatataaacttataaaaaaaaatatgttcatCAGACAATGTAATAGCAATAATTGGTAATATcctcaaaaaataataaaagcgtTTTATCAAATCACTTCTAGGttgaaataatgaattaaactAATATGGCTATGATGAATTAATATATCTGTTATGAAACCaatcaatttatatattttgcttTAGCTTGATCGCAACCACTGTACCGCGCCCTAGGTATGTGCGGTGAGGCGGGGACCGGGTAAGAAAGAGTTAGAAGTAAGAAAAAAACGGAACGGTCGGTACATTCCCCGGCCTCGCCGCGCACATACATATACAGCGGTACAGCGGTTGCGGTCAAGCTATAAAGCTATTTAGTTAAATGCAACATTGTCTGAATTAATTGAACGATACGATTActatcaattaaaatctttGGCGGTAGATTATATTTCAGTGCTAGGGAACTTTGTAAGCTTGTCATGAAATTTATACAACTAATTAAgtaacatagtataaaatatctagTAAACAGCAGACAGAACACGTTTTGCAGCTAAGTCGTCATTTAACTAGTCTtaggtttttataaaaaactatagAAAGGGGTATAAGAACTTGTGTAGATTTTAGATTGGCTCTAGAGGCAGCATATGAACTATTAAAGTTTCTGTACGTGTAATAAATAGGATTTGATCACAAAAGATTAATAGGTCAATATGtaaagaattaaaattgttcaagGATCCATTATGCCATGGACAAAAGCTCCATCGTCAATTTGTTCTcgcaataaatattataatatccgAACGAGGCGATTGtcaattttcttttgaaaaatGTGATAGCCCACATGATGTATACTATGCACCTATGTGAAACCTTATATAAGTGATATTTTAGTTAAGTCGTAgctatatttttgttattttcaacTGTGAGAAACAAATAAAGTAAGAAATTTAATCATGGtttgtttcatttttctataatttcCTTGTAGTTCTATTGTATTGGTTCTGCCGCTGAATAAATTTATCGGTTTAGACTAAGTTTAGCTTAGATTTGGTTTgagatgaaaaaaaatatattgtcatCATTGAAAGTCGATGGGCCTTTCAGACAATTatggtgttatttttttattatttaaataattaaccagagaaacattaatttaaagcCTGGcacttcaatattaattatattaaggtGAGTGAAATGaaacatgttatttttattacaaattatatatatttcaattagttgagcaatttatttttctatctcTTCCTGTATAAAAAGATGTTTCAGACTGTCATTAACAGATATTCTTTGACCAGGATCTAAcatgagcattttgtctagtAAATCTCTAAGTtgtccaatttttttttcctcacTGGCTGACATGTCTTTTCTACTCTTCTTCAGTTCTTTAGACAGGTCTCTCTGAACGGTCACATATGAAACCTCTTCTAATTTTTCCCTACCGGAGAATTCATCCTTTctatgcaataaaaaattattattataattaaaatgttgatCCTTAAATTTTCCTTTTCGCAATAATCTTGCTGGTATTTTTCCTTTAAGGTCCATGAAACATTTTAACATCTTATTGTTAGAGTTGCCAGTAAAAAGAATTTTTCCGGTAGCCATTTCATAAATAGTGCAAGCTGTTGACCACATATCTACACCATGGCCATGTGGTATACCAAGTATTATTTCTGGTGCTCTATAAAATCTGGATACTAAATATGGTGTTGGCTCATTATCATTCACTTTTGAAGCAGATCCAAAATCACACAGCTTTaggatatttttcttttcatttactataatattgtcaGGTTTGATATCAGCATGAACataacctatttttttaaggaGTCTCAAGGCTAATAGTAACTGAATTGTGTAACTTGTGAGTGCCTTAATATTTAGTCCATGATGCTTACCATATTTCTTCAAAACACTTCTTAAATCCATATGAAGACATTCTAATACTAAGCAGAGGTGATTTTTATGGATAAAATGACCTTCCAACCGTACACaatggtatttattatttgggTCTGCATTGCACAATTCTTTTAAAGTAGTTATTTCTTTAAGTCCAGTTTTAAACATTAGTTCATTATTcctcattattttaattgcaacttcattgtttgttttgttatctTGAGCTTTAACAACATTAGCAAATACACCCTGTCCCACTAAACATTTGATTGTATATctgttattgtttataatatcccctattttaatattgtaatatccTTCTGCATCATCCCAGTTGTCTGTCAATTGAGAGCTGGTCTTATTGTTATCTTGTGTCACTTTGTCTGAACTATGTTTTGTTGAAAAATCTTCTTCAGCAAACATatctgtaattttattttctacttctatttttgttttatttgaaattgtgGAATCCTCATTGTTTGTTAATGGTTCAttagaaattttttttgtatctgttttattatttagttcttGTATTTTTCCATTATTTGTTAATTGCTCTAAAAGCtgttttctttgttttctCCTCAGCTCAATAATATGTTCTTCATCTTCAGAATCCAACTGAGAATAATCATGGTTAGGTGATGTTTCATCATCAAGAATAATTTTTGGTtcagttacatttttttcacttttactctttttactttttttactcTTATCTTCATTGATATTGTCGGAGCTTCGACGTTTAGAATGTTTGTGACTTCTACCATGTTTAGaatgttttgttatatttttaagttcatTTTTTAAAGTCTCTCTTTGTTTGATCAAATCATCAATGTTAGAGCTGTAGTTTGATGAAAAAGGTGGTGTTTTTGAATCACTAATGCAGGATCTGGaatctttctttcttctgGAGCTTCTTTCTGAACTTTTATTGTCATGTTTTGAATATTTGCGGTAACTGTCGGACATATTGTATTCTATTTGTGTTCAATTTTGATATCCCACAATTTTGGCAGCCAATctgtaaacaataataatgaaaCTTTTAATAACTTAGAGATAATAAAGAGAACAatactacattaaaataataagatatcattcaatataaaataaatttattatgatgCAAGCATGTTTACAAGGGAGTCAGATTTATGATACACAATTTGATATAAGACATGTTTTGGTATCATAAATCTGTgtaaatgtaggtataaaatatgtaatgttaACTATTATAGCACTGATTACATTTCCACCCATTCTCGACATCTGTATTGCCAACATTACTGTTCAACTTTTCATGTTGCTATAATCAAAGTTTGTGCCATTCCAAGGGTTGCTTGGTCAGTCAAATTCCAACTCATTTTACTTTTCCATCCATTGTTATCTAAATTGGaatgaaaaatgttattagttgtaaataaaaatgtcaaattaaatacatattaacagATAAAATACTCAAGTAGACAGTATCTACACAAAATTagggaatattttattacttatccTTGTTCTCCCTTTTTGTTATCATTCCAATAATACACATGGAGATAGCATGAAAGAtcctaaatataaattaataagaataattggAAAGTTTGTCTCTATTTGTGCAAAACAgttaacatttattaacaaatcacaaattaaattataaataggtaagtGATGATTTGGTGACAATTTAACGTCAAAATGATTATGAAGAGCCCTGTAAAAGTCACTGATGAAcacctaaaaataatatttggcaGTAGCACTATTTCTGcagcatttaaaaaatataaactctTAGACCGTTAAAATgtagttatatgtattttattttgggCCTCAGAAGTACAACctgcaatataaaaatatatataatacaaatattaacaATTGTTAGTTTCcaactaatataaatacaaacagTTAGGAATTACtaactgtattttttaaatgcttacCTATTTTAATTGAACTATATCGCAATCCAATTCTCATAAAATAGGTGTACTTAACAGGCCATTAGCTACacatacacaatttttttcaagTTTTATGTCActgatgtatttaaaaaaattatagcaTTTCTAAAGTTGTAACAACTCACATTTTTTGTAgaacactttttttttaaatggcctacaagcatttatttaacacaaatttgccaaaagtagataaataattgaaaattgaaatatagtTTGATCAATGATAAAATTGGggaaaataacaatttgacGTTTGACAACGAAACGGAGTAATGACCAATGACcatagaggaaggatgtatAACTGACCAATGACTaaaaggccctactcacggttcaacacaacccacaatctgctgacacaatttgttgaagtcgcgattgagcgttctctactcacgattcatccaaccctcaatctgctgatacaatttcattccgcgattgcttgccacaacgtgtgcacgtcacgttgatgcctggcctgatgctaaacctcaacgcaataatacgcattattaatggatatactaatttatgaaatataagataattatctttgtaaagcttgtattttttccaattttattgatagatttcaagggctataaagtataaacggctataaaatataaacatcttcctcaaatatgtaaaaatgtctttcccgcgtttatctcaaaaccgccattttgaGATTACTGCgcagcgcgattgagccgagattggagcaatcacaatactcacgtttcaacacgcacacaatctgctgagacaatttgtcgggttgcttccgcgccgattcaatacgcaacatgttgggttacgcccccaacgtgccctcaactatactattcacgacacaatctgtcagctcactgcagattgtgtcaacagattgttactgaaattgaatcgtgagtaggctacttaaggaatcctatggacagggcataatgttctataca is a window of Colias croceus chromosome 17, ilColCroc2.1 DNA encoding:
- the LOC123699157 gene encoding serine/threonine-protein kinase PRP4 homolog, with product MSDSYRKYSKHDNKSSERSSRRKKDSRSCISDSKTPPFSSNYSSNIDDLIKQRETLKNELKNITKHSKHGRSHKHSKRRSSDNINEDKSKKSKKSKSEKNVTEPKIILDDETSPNHDYSQLDSEDEEHIIELRRKQRKQLLEQLTNNGKIQELNNKTDTKKISNEPLTNNEDSTISNKTKIEVENKITDMFAEEDFSTKHSSDKVTQDNNKTSSQLTDNWDDAEGYYNIKIGDIINNNRYTIKCLVGQGVFANVVKAQDNKTNNEVAIKIMRNNELMFKTGLKEITTLKELCNADPNNKYHCVRLEGHFIHKNHLCLVLECLHMDLRSVLKKYGKHHGLNIKALTSYTIQLLLALRLLKKIGYVHADIKPDNIIVNEKKNILKLCDFGSASKVNDNEPTPYLVSRFYRAPEIILGIPHGHGVDMWSTACTIYEMATGKILFTGNSNNKMLKCFMDLKGKIPARLLRKGKFKDQHFNYNNNFLLHRKDEFSGREKLEEVSYVTVQRDLSKELKKSRKDMSASEEKKIGQLRDLLDKMLMLDPGQRISVNDSLKHLFIQEEIEK